The genomic region AGGCGCACCATGTCCACCGCGTGCGGACGCCGCTCCGACTGGTAGGTGTCCACCAGGGCCTCGGTTCCGGTGCCCTGGATGTTTGCAGCGACCTTCCAGGCAAGGTTGGCGACGTCACGGATCCCGGCGTTGAGCGCCTGCCCGGCGAACGGAGGCATCATGTGGGCGGCGTCCCCGGCGAGGAGGACGTGCCCCAAGCGGTAGTTCAATGCCACGCGCTGGTGGGCCACGTAGACGGCCGCGCGGCGGATGTCCTCAGCCGCAATCGTCTGGAACGGCGCGATGAGCTTGATGATGGCGTCCGAAGACGTCACCGCTCCGGCCTCCTCGCCGGGGAGGAGCATGAACTCGTAGCGGCGGCGGCCGTGGACTCCGGGAACCACGACGACGGGACGGGTCCCGTTGCAGTGAAACTCGGAGAACCGTTCCGGTTCACCCGGCGTGTTGATGATGTCCACCACGATCCACTTCTGGACCTGCGTGGAACCTTCCATCGGGATGCCGAGTTGGGAGCGGACCGGGCTGCGGCCGCCGTCGCACGCCACCACCCATTTGGAGCGGACGGTGTGCTTGCCGTCCTGATCGACCAGTACTGTGTCCGCATGCCCCGGACCGTCCGTGATGCGGAACGCTTCGGTGTTGAAGCGGACGTCGATCAGCGGACGGCTCCGGGCGGCCTCGAGCAGCAGTGATTCCATGACGGGCTGGTCGAACTGCGACTTCCCGGGCTGGCCCAGCCGGGGACTGGCCGGGTGGACCTCGGCCAGCAGTTGTTCCTTCCGGCCGAAGTAGCGCGCGCCGGTGTCCATGAGCATCTCCGGCGCGAGCCGGTCCAGAATGCC from Arthrobacter globiformis harbors:
- a CDS encoding FAD-dependent monooxygenase; translated protein: MDKIIETDVLVIGAGPIGLAAANLLADQGVHVMLVERHAGTSDEPRAISVTDETLRVMQQIGILDRLAPEMLMDTGARYFGRKEQLLAEVHPASPRLGQPGKSQFDQPVMESLLLEAARSRPLIDVRFNTEAFRITDGPGHADTVLVDQDGKHTVRSKWVVACDGGRSPVRSQLGIPMEGSTQVQKWIVVDIINTPGEPERFSEFHCNGTRPVVVVPGVHGRRRYEFMLLPGEEAGAVTSSDAIIKLIAPFQTIAAEDIRRAAVYVAHQRVALNYRLGHVLLAGDAAHMMPPFAGQALNAGIRDVANLAWKVAANIQGTGTEALVDTYQSERRPHAVDMVRLSHRIGNVVMNVNPVLTAIRDAVITASGIVPAAKGWLAGMKFLKQPHFTDGCVADLGSAGSRWAAALVGRSVSQPQVALSTGDAVPLDTVLGTGWALLHFPYDRRAPLEVRRLGTVENDDGTHLAVTGVTAVTDTSGAFAAVAGSGTTLVVRPDRYVAAATTPDTEQAAFEALAAYVPQLARLRHAAAGMPAIR